The proteins below come from a single Prolixibacter sp. NT017 genomic window:
- the ygiD gene encoding 4,5-DOPA dioxygenase extradiol, whose product MKLNALHNITDSLENTPKMPVLFVGHGSPMNAIEENEFVKGFRKVSTGIETPKAIVVVSAHWETQGTRVTAMEHPPTIHDFGGFPKELYEVQYPAPGMPQLAEEVKGLAHTTEVHLDDKWGLDHGAWSVIRHMYPRADIPVIQISLDYYKNPQEHYALAKELAQLRQKGILVVGSGNIVHNLRMVRWDKLNENYGYDWAHEANEKMKQWILEGNHAALMDFSKQGTAFNLSIPTPEHFLPLLYALALQDKKDDITLFNDEPLGGSLSMTSVKIG is encoded by the coding sequence ATGAAATTAAATGCTCTACATAACATCACCGATTCGTTGGAGAACACGCCCAAAATGCCCGTTCTTTTCGTGGGGCACGGCAGCCCGATGAATGCGATTGAGGAAAACGAATTTGTAAAAGGATTTCGAAAAGTGTCGACCGGGATCGAAACGCCCAAGGCCATTGTGGTTGTTTCGGCTCATTGGGAAACACAGGGAACCCGGGTAACCGCCATGGAACATCCGCCTACGATTCACGATTTCGGAGGCTTCCCGAAAGAGCTCTACGAGGTACAGTATCCGGCACCGGGCATGCCGCAACTGGCAGAGGAAGTAAAAGGGCTGGCCCATACCACCGAGGTCCATCTCGACGACAAATGGGGACTCGATCATGGCGCGTGGTCGGTCATCCGGCACATGTATCCCAGGGCCGACATTCCGGTGATACAGATTAGCCTCGATTATTACAAGAATCCGCAGGAACATTACGCACTGGCCAAAGAGTTGGCTCAACTGCGACAAAAGGGTATCCTGGTTGTCGGAAGCGGTAACATCGTGCACAATCTCCGGATGGTCCGTTGGGACAAGCTGAACGAGAACTACGGTTACGACTGGGCTCACGAGGCAAACGAGAAGATGAAACAATGGATTCTGGAGGGGAATCACGCTGCGTTAATGGATTTTTCGAAACAGGGTACTGCCTTCAACCTGTCGATTCCTACGCCGGAGCATTTCCTGCCCTTGCTGTATGCGCTGGCCCTTCAGGATAAGAAAGACGACATCACCCTCTTTAACGATGAACCCCTTGGCGGTTCGTTATCGATGACCTCGGTAAAAATCGGGTAA
- a CDS encoding YdeI family protein: MNPKVDEFLSKAQKWQGEMTKLRSVVLDCGLNEEVKWMHPCYTYQNSNVVLIHGFKEYCALLFFKGALLKDTDGILIQQTENVQAGRQIRFTNLQEIVELEATIKAYIFEAIEVEKAGLKVEMKKTKDYPVPEELQTKLDESPALKTAFEALTPGRQRAYLFHFGQPKQSKTRTARVEKCIPQILDGKGLNDR; this comes from the coding sequence ATGAATCCGAAAGTTGACGAGTTTTTAAGCAAAGCCCAAAAGTGGCAGGGCGAGATGACGAAGCTAAGAAGCGTCGTGCTCGATTGCGGACTGAACGAAGAAGTGAAATGGATGCATCCCTGCTACACCTATCAGAACAGTAACGTGGTGTTGATACATGGCTTTAAGGAATACTGTGCACTCCTGTTCTTCAAAGGCGCTTTATTAAAAGACACCGATGGGATTCTCATTCAGCAAACAGAGAACGTGCAGGCAGGCCGTCAGATTCGGTTCACCAACCTGCAGGAAATCGTCGAACTGGAAGCAACCATCAAAGCCTATATCTTCGAAGCCATTGAAGTGGAGAAAGCCGGTTTGAAAGTGGAGATGAAAAAGACGAAGGATTATCCTGTCCCGGAAGAACTTCAAACAAAGCTGGATGAAAGTCCGGCCCTGAAAACTGCTTTCGAGGCTTTAACTCCCGGACGGCAACGGGCCTATCTTTTTCATTTCGGTCAACCCAAACAATCGAAAACCCGGACGGCCAGAGTGGAGAAATGCATTCCGCAGATTCTGGATGGGAAGGGATTGAATGATCGGTAG
- a CDS encoding ORF6N domain-containing protein gives MMKNKSIIPAEKIDRAILVIRGQKVMLDSDLAEIYGVRTSRLNEQVKRNRERFPEDFMFQLTNEEKQEVIANCDHLEKLKFSSTNPYAFTEHGTIMLANVLNTPTAIETSVLIVRAFVKLREFLSNHKEIERKIFELESKYDSQFKLVFEAIRELMKRELLDKNRPRIGFKINKEK, from the coding sequence ATGATGAAAAATAAAAGTATCATACCGGCAGAGAAAATTGACAGGGCAATTCTGGTCATCCGAGGACAAAAAGTGATGCTCGATAGCGACCTGGCTGAAATATACGGGGTGAGAACGAGTAGGTTAAATGAACAGGTAAAAAGGAATAGAGAGCGATTTCCGGAAGACTTCATGTTTCAGTTGACCAACGAAGAGAAACAAGAGGTGATCGCAAATTGCGATCACCTCGAGAAATTGAAGTTCTCGAGTACAAATCCATATGCTTTTACTGAACACGGAACAATTATGCTGGCGAATGTTTTGAATACACCTACTGCAATAGAGACCAGTGTGCTCATTGTCCGTGCTTTTGTTAAGTTGAGGGAATTTCTTTCAAATCATAAAGAAATTGAACGCAAAATTTTTGAACTTGAATCAAAATACGACAGTCAATTCAAATTGGTTTTTGAAGCAATAAGAGAACTAATGAAGCGGGAACTGCTTGATAAAAACAGGCCAAGAATTGGCTTTAAAATCAACAAAGAAAAATAA
- a CDS encoding DUF6263 family protein, with protein sequence MKKLILSTIVALSVAFTCQAKKTELSLHLQQGKSYTQVMNSHINIDQQVQGQQMKIQMDIKGSITYKVTAVTAAGYDMDVQYDSLSMAMQMPQGTMNFSSEKNDASDIFSSVLKSMKNRPFQVKMTQKGEITEVKNLSKLFESMFADFPQLPEQQKAQMKAQLVRSYGEDAFKGNVEKSLAIYPDKPVAKGDTWVIENKQTSGMPLKITTTYTYKADEANDYLITGDSKINTVDNDQYVENNGMQMKYNMDGSMTSEIRVDKKTGWIKDAKLSQEMQGTTTVKANAQMPNDMQIPITMHNEMTFTDK encoded by the coding sequence ATGAAGAAATTAATTTTATCAACGATTGTAGCCCTGTCGGTGGCGTTTACCTGCCAGGCAAAGAAAACGGAATTGTCGCTTCACCTGCAACAGGGGAAGTCGTACACGCAGGTGATGAACTCGCACATCAACATCGACCAGCAGGTGCAAGGCCAGCAAATGAAAATCCAGATGGACATCAAAGGCAGCATCACCTACAAGGTAACCGCGGTAACCGCTGCGGGTTACGACATGGATGTGCAGTACGACAGCCTGAGCATGGCGATGCAGATGCCGCAGGGAACCATGAATTTCAGCTCGGAGAAGAACGACGCGTCGGATATTTTCTCGTCGGTGCTGAAGTCGATGAAGAACCGTCCGTTCCAGGTAAAGATGACCCAAAAGGGAGAAATCACCGAGGTAAAGAACCTCAGCAAGCTGTTCGAATCGATGTTCGCCGATTTCCCGCAGCTGCCCGAGCAACAGAAGGCGCAAATGAAAGCGCAGCTGGTGCGCTCGTATGGCGAGGATGCCTTTAAAGGCAACGTGGAGAAAAGCCTGGCGATTTATCCCGACAAGCCGGTGGCGAAGGGCGACACCTGGGTGATTGAGAATAAACAAACATCGGGGATGCCGTTGAAAATCACCACCACCTATACCTACAAAGCCGATGAGGCCAATGATTACCTGATTACGGGTGATTCGAAAATTAACACGGTGGATAACGACCAGTATGTCGAAAACAACGGGATGCAGATGAAATATAACATGGACGGGAGCATGACGTCGGAGATACGCGTGGACAAGAAAACGGGCTGGATTAAGGATGCCAAACTGAGCCAGGAAATGCAGGGCACAACCACCGTAAAAGCCAATGCGCAAATGCCGAACGACATGCAAATCCCAATAACTATGCACAACGAAATGACTTTTACCGATAAATAA
- a CDS encoding GNAT family N-acetyltransferase — MTNHTPAIKLRPTKISDLDILFQFQTDKESGYLAAFMPKDPTDKSAYISKYTKLLDDPTVNNQTITIDHIIVGSVAKFVMEGQTEITYWIDRKFWGQGIATKAVKEFLTIETTRPIFGRVAFDNFGSQKVLEKCGFNKVGTDKGFANARQMEIEEFIYKLEKP, encoded by the coding sequence ATGACAAACCATACACCTGCCATAAAACTTAGGCCAACGAAGATTTCGGACTTAGACATTTTGTTTCAGTTTCAAACTGACAAAGAAAGTGGATACTTAGCTGCATTTATGCCCAAAGACCCAACGGACAAATCTGCTTACATCAGCAAATACACAAAATTGCTAGACGACCCAACCGTCAATAATCAAACCATCACCATCGACCATATTATCGTAGGAAGCGTTGCTAAGTTTGTCATGGAAGGTCAAACAGAAATTACGTATTGGATTGACAGAAAATTTTGGGGACAAGGCATTGCCACAAAAGCAGTAAAAGAATTTCTGACCATTGAAACTACCAGACCAATTTTCGGACGAGTTGCATTTGACAATTTTGGTTCACAGAAAGTATTGGAAAAATGTGGTTTTAATAAAGTCGGCACCGACAAGGGATTTGCCAATGCCCGACAAATGGAAATTGAAGAATTTATTTATAAACTTGAAAAGCCCTAA
- a CDS encoding SRPBCC domain-containing protein — protein sequence MMERKTKVDAEEGKHDILITREFDLPVELLFKAYAEPDIVAQWMGTKVLKLESKKHGSYQFETTDAQGNVVFRANGTIHEFTPNQRIVRTFEMENAPFPVQLEFLEFKSLTDETSQLTMHMVFRSVADRNQLLQMPFAQGINMAHDRLQDIVSKITGYNFRS from the coding sequence ATGATGGAGAGAAAGACAAAAGTCGATGCTGAAGAGGGCAAACACGACATCCTGATTACACGGGAATTTGATTTGCCGGTGGAATTACTTTTCAAAGCCTATGCAGAGCCCGACATTGTAGCGCAGTGGATGGGGACGAAAGTATTGAAACTGGAAAGTAAAAAGCACGGTAGCTACCAGTTCGAAACAACCGATGCCCAGGGGAATGTCGTATTTCGGGCCAACGGGACCATCCATGAGTTTACTCCGAACCAGCGAATCGTCCGCACATTTGAAATGGAAAATGCACCTTTCCCGGTTCAGCTGGAGTTCCTGGAATTCAAAAGCCTTACCGACGAAACCAGCCAACTCACCATGCACATGGTGTTTCGCTCAGTCGCCGATAGAAACCAGTTGCTGCAGATGCCTTTTGCTCAAGGCATCAACATGGCACACGACCGGTTACAGGATATCGTTAGCAAAATAACCGGTTATAATTTTAGGAGTTAA
- a CDS encoding class I SAM-dependent methyltransferase, giving the protein MTQKKQTKEPDNTAVRTALWRALHVQVDAEPHILEDGIGLKLVAPPDGWQERPDMKYTRRLRASVVARARLIEDFVVKQNQQGIGQYVILGAGLDTFAQRKPKSVYPLQIFEIDQPDTLEWKEQRLNETGLDIPDDLHFVPVDFETSSWWEQLLTAGFDINQPAVVACTGVSLYLTEEAIVAMLEQLAGLVAGSRLIMSFYLPLELLDEEDQPMQQMAEKGAREAGTPMVSFFSPDKILSLAREAGFKEAKTLSTKDIEESYFANRTDDLMPASGEVFLIATTQTGKR; this is encoded by the coding sequence ATGACACAAAAAAAGCAAACAAAAGAGCCGGATAATACAGCCGTCAGAACAGCACTTTGGAGAGCCTTGCATGTGCAGGTAGATGCTGAACCTCATATCCTCGAAGATGGAATCGGGTTGAAATTGGTCGCTCCGCCCGACGGCTGGCAGGAACGTCCTGATATGAAATACACGCGACGCCTTCGGGCTTCGGTGGTGGCCCGTGCCCGTCTGATCGAAGACTTCGTTGTGAAACAGAACCAACAGGGAATTGGCCAGTATGTTATTCTTGGTGCCGGCCTCGACACCTTTGCCCAACGCAAACCAAAGTCTGTCTACCCGCTTCAAATATTTGAAATCGATCAGCCCGATACGCTGGAATGGAAAGAACAACGCCTAAACGAAACAGGTCTGGACATTCCTGATGATTTGCATTTTGTACCCGTCGATTTTGAGACTTCTTCATGGTGGGAGCAACTCCTGACGGCAGGATTTGACATCAACCAACCGGCAGTTGTCGCCTGTACCGGTGTGAGTTTGTACCTGACCGAAGAGGCCATCGTGGCGATGCTGGAACAACTGGCCGGACTGGTAGCAGGCTCCCGCTTGATCATGTCATTTTATCTTCCGCTGGAGCTATTGGATGAAGAAGACCAGCCGATGCAGCAAATGGCAGAGAAAGGTGCCCGCGAAGCCGGAACACCCATGGTGAGTTTCTTTAGTCCGGATAAAATATTGAGCCTGGCCCGTGAAGCCGGTTTTAAGGAGGCGAAAACATTATCGACAAAAGATATCGAAGAATCCTATTTTGCCAACCGCACCGACGACCTGATGCCCGCCAGCGGCGAAGTGTTTTTGATAGCCACAACACAGACCGGAAAACGCTAG
- a CDS encoding DUF488 domain-containing protein, with amino-acid sequence MIMLRRVYEGAVSGRSYSVLVDRLWPRGFRKEAAFWDEWNKEVAPDSGLRKWFHQDKEGRWTEFQHYYARELSEKEGELKRLKNLEVQYGSLILVYAARNPDRNHALVLKAVLDQMS; translated from the coding sequence ATGATTATGCTTCGAAGGGTTTATGAGGGGGCTGTTTCCGGTCGGTCATACAGTGTATTGGTCGACAGATTGTGGCCCCGAGGTTTCCGGAAGGAGGCTGCCTTCTGGGATGAATGGAATAAGGAAGTAGCCCCGGACAGCGGACTGCGAAAATGGTTTCACCAGGATAAAGAAGGACGCTGGACAGAATTTCAACACTATTATGCCCGGGAGTTATCTGAAAAAGAAGGAGAGCTTAAGAGACTGAAAAATCTTGAGGTTCAGTATGGCTCCCTCATTCTGGTTTATGCCGCAAGAAACCCTGACCGCAATCACGCGCTTGTCCTTAAAGCGGTATTGGACCAGATGAGTTGA
- a CDS encoding nucleotidyltransferase: MYFLNNKTAQIDDLLARAAEKLQLDRTRREKIESSYKAIQEVLENDPDFFDTKTFEIYPQGSVRIGTTVKPLSRNEFDLDIVLHIQGRVYEQTDPMRIFNELKRVLQGNGTYKDKVESKTRCVRLNYADNYHMDILPGCQHSADDENKIVIPDRELKEWLISNPRGYAKWFLNKAETIKMTLLEKAYEAEEIPSDDFAAKKPLQRAVQIIKRYRDLFFEETPDYATSSIVLTTLAGQLYQNQDSIFETIDGIVSQIYGQVNLSRLKRIKVLNPVDSDEDFTDKWGKEPKYYSEFIRFVESLYKNWQKLKEDNGIVEESNILKGVVGENIYSDSVKQQTLITEDYRQKGKVFSSSATGALGSKVVSDKPVKKNTFFGK; encoded by the coding sequence ATGTACTTTTTAAACAATAAAACTGCTCAAATTGATGATTTGTTAGCTAGGGCAGCAGAGAAATTGCAGCTAGACAGAACAAGAAGAGAAAAAATTGAAAGTTCTTATAAAGCGATACAAGAAGTTTTGGAAAACGACCCAGATTTTTTTGATACAAAAACCTTTGAGATTTACCCTCAAGGTTCAGTTCGAATTGGCACGACTGTAAAACCATTATCAAGAAATGAGTTTGATTTAGATATTGTCTTACATATTCAAGGTAGGGTTTACGAACAAACTGACCCAATGAGGATTTTTAATGAGCTAAAGAGAGTTTTGCAAGGAAATGGGACTTACAAAGATAAAGTCGAGTCAAAAACAAGATGTGTAAGATTAAACTATGCAGATAATTACCATATGGATATTCTTCCTGGCTGTCAGCATAGTGCAGACGATGAAAATAAGATAGTAATACCTGATAGAGAATTAAAAGAATGGTTAATAAGTAATCCCAGAGGATATGCAAAATGGTTTCTAAATAAAGCAGAAACGATTAAAATGACGTTGTTGGAAAAAGCATATGAAGCAGAAGAAATCCCTTCAGATGATTTTGCAGCTAAAAAACCACTGCAACGAGCCGTCCAGATTATCAAAAGATATCGTGATTTGTTTTTTGAGGAGACTCCAGATTATGCAACTTCAAGTATCGTATTAACAACACTTGCAGGTCAGTTGTATCAAAATCAAGATTCGATTTTTGAAACAATTGATGGCATCGTTTCGCAAATTTACGGCCAAGTAAATCTAAGCAGACTCAAACGAATAAAAGTGTTAAATCCAGTTGATAGTGACGAGGATTTTACCGACAAATGGGGAAAAGAACCAAAATATTATTCAGAATTTATTCGGTTTGTTGAATCTCTTTACAAAAATTGGCAGAAGCTTAAGGAAGATAATGGTATAGTTGAGGAAAGTAATATCTTAAAAGGTGTGGTCGGAGAGAATATTTACTCTGATAGTGTAAAGCAACAAACTCTAATTACCGAAGATTATAGACAAAAAGGTAAAGTCTTCTCATCATCTGCAACAGGAGCTCTTGGTTCAAAAGTTGTTTCTGACAAGCCTGTTAAGAAAAATACATTTTTTGGGAAATGA
- a CDS encoding MFS transporter: protein MPQKKQNPWSWIPTVYFAEGMPYIVVMTVSVIMYKRLNISNAEIAFYTSWLYLPWVIKPFWSPIVELLKSKRWWIVTMQLFIGAGLAGVAFTLPTTFFFKGTLAFFWLLAFSSATHDISVDGFYMMGLTENEQAFFVGIRNTFYRIAMVTGQGILVILAGYLEGSSYFGEPESQKSIAFAWAFTFAVLAILFVLFAIYHKFFLPHPNEDVQKASVSIETILSGFGETIRAYFVKKEIWTILGFLLLFRLGESQLVKMASPFLLDAKSVGGLGLSTEQVGLAYGTVGIIALTVGGILGGWLASRMGFGRLLWIFVFSMNLPNLVYVYLSYVQPSATWIVITSVGVEQLGYGFGFTAYTLYMLYVSAGKYQTAHFAFSTGIMALGMMVPGMVSGWIQETVGYQHFFLWVMLCTIPGFIMAKLIKIDKNFGIKKE, encoded by the coding sequence ATGCCGCAGAAAAAGCAAAATCCCTGGAGCTGGATTCCCACCGTGTATTTCGCGGAGGGGATGCCATACATCGTAGTGATGACCGTGTCGGTTATCATGTACAAGCGACTGAATATTTCCAATGCCGAAATTGCTTTTTATACCAGCTGGCTTTATCTCCCGTGGGTCATCAAGCCGTTCTGGAGCCCCATCGTGGAACTGCTGAAGAGCAAGCGCTGGTGGATTGTCACCATGCAGCTGTTCATCGGGGCGGGACTGGCTGGTGTGGCTTTTACGCTTCCCACCACTTTTTTCTTCAAAGGAACACTGGCATTTTTCTGGTTGCTGGCGTTTAGCTCCGCCACGCACGACATCTCGGTGGACGGCTTCTACATGATGGGACTGACCGAAAACGAGCAGGCCTTTTTTGTGGGTATCCGGAATACCTTTTACCGGATAGCCATGGTGACAGGGCAGGGGATTCTGGTCATCCTGGCCGGCTACCTCGAGGGCTCGTCGTACTTTGGGGAACCGGAGTCGCAGAAGAGCATTGCCTTTGCCTGGGCATTTACCTTTGCCGTGCTGGCTATCCTGTTTGTGCTGTTTGCCATTTATCACAAGTTCTTCCTGCCGCATCCCAATGAGGATGTTCAGAAGGCTTCGGTGAGCATCGAAACGATTTTATCGGGGTTCGGAGAAACCATCCGGGCTTATTTTGTGAAAAAGGAAATCTGGACCATCCTTGGATTTTTGTTGTTGTTCCGGCTGGGAGAATCACAGCTCGTGAAGATGGCGTCGCCGTTTTTGCTGGACGCGAAGAGTGTGGGCGGCCTGGGGCTGTCGACCGAGCAGGTGGGACTGGCTTACGGAACGGTGGGCATCATCGCCCTGACGGTTGGTGGAATACTCGGAGGCTGGCTGGCTTCCCGAATGGGATTCGGCCGGTTGCTTTGGATCTTCGTTTTCTCGATGAACCTGCCGAACCTGGTGTACGTGTACCTGTCGTATGTTCAGCCGTCGGCTACGTGGATTGTCATTACGTCGGTGGGTGTGGAACAGCTGGGCTACGGATTCGGGTTTACGGCTTACACGCTGTACATGTTGTACGTGTCGGCCGGGAAATACCAGACGGCGCATTTTGCTTTCAGCACCGGAATCATGGCGCTGGGAATGATGGTGCCCGGCATGGTGTCGGGCTGGATACAGGAAACGGTAGGTTATCAGCACTTCTTCCTCTGGGTGATGTTGTGTACCATCCCCGGTTTCATCATGGCTAAACTGATTAAGATTGATAAGAATTTTGGGATAAAGAAAGAGTAG
- a CDS encoding GNAT family N-acetyltransferase, whose amino-acid sequence MKIDPAQLIVRKADVGDVPLLVAYRMRYLTELQGEMDERYKLKLLEDLTRYFDRALTEGRFIAFYAELEERVVSFGGMVIKEIPGDIYKTMYLEGDILNMYTVPEARRQGVSSVILEALLDEAKKRGISKVALHTSKDGEKLYRKYHFTEPVYPYLERSIDTEK is encoded by the coding sequence ATGAAAATCGATCCTGCCCAACTGATTGTCCGGAAAGCAGACGTTGGCGATGTGCCGCTGTTGGTTGCTTACCGGATGAGGTACCTCACCGAGCTCCAGGGAGAAATGGACGAGCGGTACAAACTGAAACTGCTGGAAGACCTCACGCGCTATTTTGACCGGGCATTGACCGAAGGCCGGTTCATTGCTTTTTATGCCGAGCTGGAGGAACGGGTTGTGAGTTTTGGCGGGATGGTCATCAAGGAGATTCCGGGCGACATATACAAAACCATGTACCTCGAAGGCGATATCCTGAACATGTACACCGTTCCGGAAGCCCGCCGGCAGGGCGTATCGTCGGTTATCCTGGAGGCGTTGCTCGACGAAGCGAAAAAGCGGGGCATCAGCAAGGTGGCGCTGCACACGTCGAAGGACGGCGAGAAGCTGTACCGGAAATATCACTTCACCGAACCTGTTTATCCGTATCTCGAACGGTCCATCGATACCGAAAAATAG
- a CDS encoding aspartate/glutamate racemase family protein: MKKIGIIGGLGPEATVDYYKELIDAFKTGDGDLNYPEIIIYSVNMSFFIGLMREERYEEATDYLAEKIDKLERAGADFAALSANTPHQLFDALRERSGIPLLSIVEATRDEVERIGSKRPGLFGTGLTMKATFYADVFHRRNLDVVLPDENDREFIDNKLFSEIELGIFKDETRQQLEAIIEKMVRERGIDSIILGCTELPLILEEERYAGVPVLNTTKIHVAAIAKQCRDNR; this comes from the coding sequence ATGAAGAAAATAGGAATTATCGGAGGACTGGGACCGGAAGCAACGGTTGATTATTACAAAGAACTCATCGATGCATTTAAGACAGGCGATGGGGATCTGAACTACCCGGAGATCATTATTTACAGCGTGAATATGTCGTTTTTCATCGGGCTGATGCGTGAGGAGCGGTACGAGGAGGCAACGGATTACCTGGCCGAGAAGATTGACAAGCTGGAGAGGGCGGGGGCCGATTTTGCCGCTCTGAGTGCCAATACGCCTCATCAGTTATTCGATGCATTGAGGGAACGGTCGGGCATTCCTTTGCTCAGCATTGTGGAGGCGACCCGCGATGAAGTGGAGCGAATAGGCTCGAAGCGTCCCGGGCTGTTTGGTACCGGCTTAACAATGAAAGCGACCTTTTACGCGGATGTTTTTCACCGCAGGAACCTGGATGTGGTGTTGCCCGATGAAAACGACCGGGAATTCATCGACAACAAACTGTTCAGTGAGATTGAACTGGGTATTTTCAAAGACGAAACGCGGCAACAACTGGAAGCGATCATCGAAAAAATGGTTCGGGAACGGGGGATCGATTCTATCATTCTTGGCTGTACCGAATTGCCATTAATTCTTGAAGAGGAGCGTTACGCCGGCGTTCCTGTGTTGAATACGACGAAGATTCACGTGGCAGCCATTGCTAAGCAGTGTCGAGACAACAGATAA
- a CDS encoding helix-turn-helix transcriptional regulator: MNLRRDVFQAIADPTRRAILLLVASQSLTAGAIASNFDTARPTVSKHLQILTECELLTQEQNGRAIYYHLNPQKMKEIADFIEPFRKLWDDRFNKLESIMKNYKSDK; encoded by the coding sequence ATGAACTTAAGACGAGACGTATTCCAAGCCATAGCCGACCCTACCCGCAGGGCGATACTCCTGCTGGTGGCATCGCAATCGCTCACGGCAGGTGCCATTGCCTCCAACTTCGATACGGCCCGACCGACCGTTTCGAAACATCTGCAAATCCTAACCGAGTGCGAACTGCTGACGCAAGAGCAAAACGGCAGGGCCATCTATTATCATCTGAATCCGCAAAAGATGAAAGAGATTGCCGACTTCATTGAGCCATTCCGGAAGCTTTGGGACGACCGGTTTAACAAGCTGGAATCGATCATGAAAAACTATAAATCTGATAAATAA
- a CDS encoding DoxX family protein, producing MNILLWVLQILLALHTIMGAIWKFSNPEQTVPSLQAIPHVVWLALSVVEFLCALGLILPAFIKRLGILTPIAALVIVAEMLLYIGLNLFSGNAVYSEIVYWLVVAAISAFIAYGRIVLKPL from the coding sequence ATGAATATTCTATTATGGGTTCTTCAAATACTGCTCGCCCTGCATACAATCATGGGCGCAATATGGAAATTTTCCAATCCCGAACAAACCGTACCTTCTTTGCAGGCGATTCCTCACGTGGTCTGGCTTGCTTTGAGCGTCGTTGAGTTTCTTTGTGCCCTTGGGCTCATCCTTCCGGCATTCATAAAACGCCTTGGTATCCTCACTCCCATCGCCGCACTCGTTATCGTTGCTGAAATGCTCCTGTATATCGGATTGAATCTTTTCTCAGGCAATGCAGTATACAGTGAAATAGTCTACTGGTTGGTAGTTGCCGCTATCAGTGCGTTTATTGCGTACGGCAGGATAGTGCTCAAGCCGCTTTAA
- a CDS encoding Crp/Fnr family transcriptional regulator: MKASTNHKLLYYFNKWVDITEQEEEIILSAFEQTSVKKKKDLLVPGEVCRYVYFVTKGGLRSYFVDSKGVEHIYQIRLDNSWISDLESFFSQRPSKYYIEAMEDTQMLRISHERLEQLYHEVPKLERYFRILFQKAYINALERLNATMWESAVERYNDMLKEHSDIFQRVPLTYIASYLGITPESLSRIRKKK; the protein is encoded by the coding sequence ATGAAGGCTTCAACCAATCACAAACTGCTTTACTACTTCAACAAATGGGTGGATATTACCGAACAGGAGGAAGAGATTATCCTTTCGGCTTTTGAGCAAACTTCAGTGAAGAAGAAAAAGGACTTGTTGGTTCCCGGTGAAGTTTGCCGGTACGTCTATTTCGTCACGAAAGGTGGTTTGCGGTCTTATTTCGTCGATTCGAAGGGTGTGGAACACATCTATCAAATCAGGCTGGACAACAGCTGGATTAGCGACCTCGAGAGTTTCTTTTCGCAACGTCCGTCCAAATACTATATCGAGGCGATGGAAGATACGCAGATGCTCCGCATTTCGCATGAGCGGCTGGAACAGCTTTACCACGAAGTGCCCAAGCTGGAACGCTACTTCCGCATCCTGTTTCAGAAAGCCTACATCAATGCACTGGAACGACTGAACGCCACCATGTGGGAATCGGCCGTTGAGCGATACAACGACATGCTGAAAGAACATTCCGATATCTTCCAGCGCGTACCGCTAACCTACATTGCCTCCTACCTGGGCATCACCCCAGAGAGCCTGAGCCGTATCCGAAAGAAGAAGTAG